The nucleotide sequence CCTGAACGGGAGCCCGATCTGGCAGGCGCTGCCCTTCGTGCGCGAGAACCGCATCCTCGCCCTGCCCGTCGTCCACCCGAACGGGGGCCTGCCCTCGGCCGCGCGCTTCGCCGGGCAGCTCGCCGCGCGCCTGCCGGCGGAGCCCGCATGAGTTCCGCGAGACGCGCCGGTGCCGGCATGATCCTCGGCGCGACGCTCGTCGCGCTCGCGGGAATCGCCACGATCCTGCTCTTCGGCCTCAACCTTGCGGGCACGCTGCCGGCGGCAGGATGGAGCGCCGCCCTGCTTCATCCCGATCCCGGGAACCTGCCGCAGCTCGTGGTCCACGACAGCCTGCTGCCCCGGCTCGCGGTCGGCCTTCTCTGCGGAGCCGGGCTGGGGCTCGCCGGTGCGCTGTTCCAGCAGGTGCTCGACAATCCGCTCGCCGAGCCCGGCACGCTCGGCGTCTTCGCCGGAGCCAAGCTCGCGCTGGCGCTGGCGACCCTGTGGCTGCCGGAACTGCTCGCCTTCGGCTACGAGCCGGTCGCGCTCACGGGCGGCGCGGCCTGCCTCGGCCTCGTGCTGCTCCTGAGCAACCGCCAGGGGTTCGCGCCGCTCGCCGTGATCCTCGCCGGCCTCATCGTCGCACTGTACTTCGAGGCGATCGCCAAGATGCTGGTGCTGGCGCATTTCGAGGCGCTCGCCGACCTGTTCCAGTGGCAGGCGGGATGGCTCAACCAGAACAGTTGGTCGGTGGCGGCGAGCCTCGCGCCGCGGATCGGCCTCGCGGCGCTCGCCGCCGCCCTGCTCGCCCGCCCCCTGGCACTGCTCGACCTCGACGAGGCGGGCGCGCGCAGCCTCGGCCTGCCGATCGCCTGGATCCGGCTCGCCGCGCTCCTCGTCGCCGTGTTCCTCGGCGCGAGCATCGCCGGAGCCGTCGGCGCGATCGGCTTCATCGGGCTTGCCGGCCCGGCGATCGCCCGGCTCGGCGGCGCGCGGCGGCTGCGGGATCGCATGCTCTGGGGCAGCCTCGTCGGCGCCGTCCTGCTGGCCCTCGCCGACCAACTGGTCCAGGCCCTGTTCGGGCGCATCGGCCTGCCCACGGGAACCGTGACCGCGCTGCTCGGCGCGCCGCTGCTCGTCGTCCTGCTCGTCCGCCTGCGCAAACCGGACACCGAGACGCGCCTGGCCGTCGCCCCATCGGCCGCGCGCCGCCGACGGTCCTGGCCGCTCGTCGCCGCCCTGGTGCCGACGCTTCTCCTCCTCGTCCTCGTCGCGCTCGCCCTCGGCCGGCTGCCGGGAGGCTGGGTCTGGACCTGGTCCGATCTCGGTCCGCTCCTGCCGTGGCGGGCGCCGCGCGTGTTCGCCGCCCTCGGCGCCGGGGTGATGCTCGGCGGCGCCGGCACCCTCCTGCAGCGCCTGACCGGCAACCCGATCGCCAGCCCCGAACTGCTCGGCATCTCCTCGGGCGCGGCGCTCGCCCTCGTCGCGGCCGTGTTCGCCGGCTCCGACCCCGGACGCGCCGGCCTCCTCGCCTGCGCGATCGTCGGTGCCGGTCTCGTCCTCGCGGCGGTGCTCGCGCTCGGGCGCCGCTCCGGCTACGCCCCGGCCCACATGCTGCTCGTCGGGGTGGCGCTCACCTACCTGCTCGGCTCGGTCGTCGCCCTGATCCTCGCCAGCGCCGATCCGCGCACCGCGATCCTGCTGACGTGGTTGTCGGGCTCGACCTACAACGCGGGCGACGGCGAGGCCGCCTTCGCCTGCGTCCTGGCCGCCGTGACGCTCCTCGCCGCACCGCTCCTGGCGCGCTGGCTGGAGATCCTGCCCCTCGGGGCGAGTGCGGCGCGGGCGGTCGGCGTCGCGGTCCCGCGGGCGCGGCTCGGCCTGCTCGCCGCCACGGC is from Methylorubrum populi and encodes:
- the fhuB gene encoding Fe(3+)-hydroxamate ABC transporter permease FhuB; the encoded protein is MSSARRAGAGMILGATLVALAGIATILLFGLNLAGTLPAAGWSAALLHPDPGNLPQLVVHDSLLPRLAVGLLCGAGLGLAGALFQQVLDNPLAEPGTLGVFAGAKLALALATLWLPELLAFGYEPVALTGGAACLGLVLLLSNRQGFAPLAVILAGLIVALYFEAIAKMLVLAHFEALADLFQWQAGWLNQNSWSVAASLAPRIGLAALAAALLARPLALLDLDEAGARSLGLPIAWIRLAALLVAVFLGASIAGAVGAIGFIGLAGPAIARLGGARRLRDRMLWGSLVGAVLLALADQLVQALFGRIGLPTGTVTALLGAPLLVVLLVRLRKPDTETRLAVAPSAARRRRSWPLVAALVPTLLLLVLVALALGRLPGGWVWTWSDLGPLLPWRAPRVFAALGAGVMLGGAGTLLQRLTGNPIASPELLGISSGAALALVAAVFAGSDPGRAGLLACAIVGAGLVLAAVLALGRRSGYAPAHMLLVGVALTYLLGSVVALILASADPRTAILLTWLSGSTYNAGDGEAAFACVLAAVTLLAAPLLARWLEILPLGASAARAVGVAVPRARLGLLAATAVLTGASTLIVGPLSFVGLMAPHIARMVGLQRPTPQFVAAGLLGGTIMVGADWLGRMIAFPWQVPAGLVATGLGGTYFIWLMLRR